One Salvelinus namaycush isolate Seneca chromosome 4, SaNama_1.0, whole genome shotgun sequence genomic window carries:
- the LOC120046224 gene encoding PDZ domain-containing protein 7-like — MAHSSDPSRRDATPGTQRSGTATHHLLRKQQRRGIQSSSPMGRVILINSPVDGGDDSEDIHTVTVDKSVDGRLGFSVRGGSEHGLSIFVSKVEDNSSAEQAGLCVGDKLVEVNGVSLESITMSSAVKVLTGNNRLRMVVRRVGKVPGIRYSKEKTTWVDLIHGRMVVEESGRTPSASVASSDGALRRIIHLYTTSDDYCLGFNIRGGKEFGLGIYVSKLDPGGLGERNGINMGDQILAANGVSFEDISHSSAVEVLKSHTHIMLTIKEAGRYPAYKEMVAEYRWLNKLATGNGTRPSSSQGSDSNSSASSLSSGTPISSLSGLSQVMFPPSLPFGMDMVDVCISTEDQRSESGQCTDTTIQTDPSPHRMGADTSHSLGATTLLQDSAIRGEGGEGGRGRGESPKTAVLMALSRPSQPIHRSQSQVTVAEVKQTKQRKQQKGGKNPERSTLQRSKTFVNLLFRGRRRDTSKGRSKSPPKSGASGDGERRRRPSGPDPEMLGVVEGMARRLLSEDEVASVMKTCRRYITERVVENLVRHLLAVLDRPEKLLLLREIRMLLPPADLGLFNNMVVPFEVEAYDILKYRSVRSPLLRSPQSGRAPRRHLITPIPDFQGGFELHSAQEVERESQLLEELERLRLSASQSPRQQHTHTSRAFPPLLDVPVDGYASSDSLRPPFVSPLLPNWLLAHSNTTDPRSTLRGHSGTVRSVHFDVSMNQGDTISERGRSPYRNGTSKGKKEKTDKREKETVFTLQSAPRRSRPLLSQVFGSGLDADFTAEGLGRERVNGHPSSSENGLNGSAPVIEHEFKTVSISKTKQSLGISISGGMESKVQPVVKIEKIFPGGAASTCEVLKAGFELVSVDGVSLQGVTHPHAVEIIRRAFSNKAKDPMVFIVKVPKSP; from the exons ATGGCTCACTCGTCAGACCCCTCCCGCAGGGACGCAACCCCCGGGACTCAGAGGTCAGGCACGGCTACGCACCACCTCCTCCGGAAGCAGCAGCGCCGTGGAATCCAATCTTCCTCCCCCATGGGCCGGGTCATCCTCATCAACTCTCCTGTGGACG GTGGAGATGACAGTGAGGACATCCATACGGTCACAGTGGATAAGAGTGTTGACGGCAGGCTGGGCTTCAGCGTGCGTGGAGGCTCAGAGCACGGCCTCAGCATCTTTGTCAGCAAGGTAGAGGACAACAGCTCCGCAG AGCAGGCAGGCCTGTGTGTGGGGGACAAGCTGGTGGAGGTGAATGGGGTGAGCTTGGAGAGCATCACTATGAGCAGTGCAGTTAAAGTCCTGACAGGGAACAACAGACTGAGGATGGTGGTGAGACGCGTGGGCAAAGTACCTGGTATCCGCTACTCCAAAGAGAAGACAACCTG GGTGGATCTGATCCACGGTAGGATGGTGGTGGAGGAGAGTGGGCGTACACCCTCCGCCTCGGTGGCCAGCTCAGATGGGGCCCTGCGGAGGATCATCCACCTCTACACCACCTCAGATGACTACTGCCTGGGCTTCAACATCCGAGGGGGCAAGGAGTTCGGCCTGGGCATCTACGTCTCCAA ATTGGATCCTGGTGGTCTGGGTGAACGGAACGGCATCAATATGGGCGACCAGATCCTTGCGGCCAACGGTGTAAGCTTTGAGGACATCAGCCACAGCAGTGCCGTGGAGGTGCTGAAGAGCCACACACACATCATGCTGACCATCAAG GAAGCGGGACGATACCCTGCCTATAAGGAGATGGTGGCAGAATACAGGTGGCTTAACAAGT tggCAACTGGCAATGGGACTCGGCCGTCTTCCTCCCAGGGCTCGGACTCCAACTCCTCTGCCTCATCCTTGTCCTCTGGGACTCCTATCTCCTCTCTGAGCGGACTGTCTCAGGTCATGTTCCCCCCCAGCCTGCCCTTCGGCATGGACATGGTGGACGTCTGTATCTCTACTGAGGACCAGAGGTCTGAGTCTGGCCAGTGCACTGACACCACCATCCAGACCGACCCCTCGCCTCACAGGATGGGTGCGGACACTAGCCACAGCCTGGGGGCCACCACCCTCCTGCAGGACTCGGCCAtccggggggagggaggggagggaggcagggggagaggagagtccCCCAAAACGGCCGTCCTAATGGCCCTCAGTAGACCGAGTCAGCCCATCCATCGCTCCCAGAGCCAGGTCACTGTAGCAG AGGTGAAGCAGACGAAGCAGAGGAAACAGCAGAAAGGAGGGAAGAATCCTGAGAGGAGCACTCTACAGCGCTCCAAGACCTTTGTCAACCTGCTGTTCAGGGGTCGCAGGAGAGACACCTCCAAGGGGCGCTCCAAGTCCCCCCCCAAATCCGGGGCAAGCGGAG ATGGGGAGCGCAGGCGCAGACCCAGCGGGCCGGACCCAGAGATGCTGGGGGTGGTGGAGGGCATGGCCCGCAGGCTGCTGAGTGAGGACGAGGTGGCCTCCGTCATGAAGACCTGCCGACGG TACATAACAGAGCGTGTGGTGGAGAACCTGGTGCGCCACCTGCTGGCCGTGCTGGACCGGCCTGAGAAGCTGTTGCTGCTGAGAGAGATCAG AATGCTGCTGCCTCCAGCTGACCTAGGGCTTTTCAACAACATGGTGGTCCCATTCGAAGTGGAGGCCTATGATATTTTGAAGTACCGTTCTG TCAGATCCCCACTTCTGCGCTCCCCCCAGTCTGGACGAGCCCCCAGACGACACCTCATCACCCCCATTCCAG ACTTCCAGGGTGGCTTTGAGCTCCACAGTGCccaggaggtggagagggagagccAGCTGCTGGAGGAGCTAGAGCGGCTGCGTCTGTCTGCGTCCCAGAGCCCCCGGCAGCAGCACACCCATACCTCCAGAGCATTCCCCCCCCTGCTGGACGTCCCAGTGGATGGCTACGCCTCCTCAGACTCCCTCCGTCCTCCCTTCGTCAGCCCCCTGCTCCCCAACTGGCTGCTGGCCCACAGCAACACCACCGATCCCCGCTCCACTCTACGAGGACACAGTGGTACGGTCCGCTCCGTCCACTTTGATGTGTCAATGAACCAGGGAGATACCATCTCAGAGCGGGGGAGGTCTCCCTACAGGAATGGGACTTCCAAGGGTAAAAAGGAGAAAACTGATAAAAGGGAGAAAGAAACTGTGTTCACTCTGCAGAGTGCTCCTCGACGCAGCAGGCCCCTGTTGTCCCAGGTGTTTGGCTCTGGCCTGGACGCTGACTTCACAGCAGAGGGGTTGGGAAGGGAGCGGGTGAACGGGCATCCCAGCTCCTCTGAGAATGGCCTCAATGGCAGCGCGCCGGTCATAGAGCACGAGTTCAAAACCGTCAGCATCTCCAAGACTAAGCAGTCACTGG GTATCAGTATCTCTGGTGGGATGGAGTCCAAGGTGCAGCCGGTGGTGAAGATAGAGAAGATCTTCCCAGGAGGAGCCGCCTCCACGTGTGAAGTCCTGAAG GCTGGATTTGAGCTGGTGTCAGTGGATGGAGTGTCCCTGCAGGGCGTGACTCACCCCCACGCTGTGGAGATCATCCGCAGGGCTTTCAGCAACAAGGCCAAAGaccccatggtgtttatagtcAAAGTCCCCAAAAGCCCTTGA
- the LOC120045481 gene encoding leucine zipper putative tumor suppressor 2 homolog, translating into MALIQALPVPAERHHTPGLNGSPRRHPSASHTPTNLPSTSNSQEAMGSVSSLIAHRSGPAYLERQYRPVDIGPEPGTSKLHRTTLGATSCLGSSDTSQDPLISSLTPPGNRKPLMGIGSSKDSGTNGNYSYLNQHYVGDWNDNHVANGSPRTGIDTEEAKEGQLGSLNGNVGGAPPKLVLVSGKLEKNMEKTVIRPTAFKPVIPKSRNSMQYLSPRHDRSSLSDSQNNLNLLSPGSQTDTLSPCSEKRTSYSGGRHVGGGSQTCSMSDSGRNSLSSLPPYGSIPYNLPPADTPLVSGHLEPMKTAPGNVHGHSNSDSGRSSSSKSTGSGSLSGRVQPLSDSGSSGRSPAPVEGGYEGVVRDLEDKLRERDVELQQLRDNLDENEMAICQVYEEKQKRCELELEELRQTCATRMQTHSQKAQRAQQVLQLQVFQLQQEKKKLQEDFSQLLQEREQLEERCTSYEHEKIDLGPRLEETKWEVCQKSGEISLLKQQLKDVQGELAQRVGEIVSLRGQLRDSRGELATSQDLLQEATSAGRLRTLELEVCQNELQRRKSETQFLRQKVGRLEEETARLRADAAAADQTRLQAPAHNGSGGRQCQAFPEGEEPHLLSDEAKRAYESEALQSLRVQMESLRAELATERQRGEEQACSFEEEHRVWQEEKDKVIQYQKQLQQNYVGMYRKNRELEGMLRELSLELETRDELEEQDEGSGNEINFDEITATEI; encoded by the exons ATGGCCCTGATTCAGGCTCTACCCGTGCCGGCTGAGCGTCACCACACCCCCGGCCTCAACGGATCCCCCCGCCGCCACCCCTCTGCCTCCCACACGCCCACTAACCTCCCCTCTACCTCCAACTCCCAGGAGGCCATGGGCTCCGTCAGCAGCCTCATCGCCCACCGCTCCGGCCCGGCCTACCTGGAGCGTCAATACCGGCCCGTTGATATTGGTCCCGAGCCGGGCACTTCCAAGCTCCACAGAACCACATTGGGTGCCACTTCTTGCCTGGGCTCCTCTGACACATCCCAGGATCCGCTGATCAGTAGCCTCACTCCGCCTGGCAACAGGAAGCCCTTGATGGGGATTGGCTCCAGTAAGGACAGCGGGACCAATGGGAATTACTCGTATCTGAACCAGCACTATGTTGGGGACTGGAATGACAACCATGTGGCTAACGGAAGCCCAAGGACCGGGATTGACACCGAAGAGGCCAAGGAGGGGCAGCTGGGGAGCCTCAACGGAAACGTAGGAGGAGCCCCGCCCAAACTGGTCCTCGTATCGGGGAAGCTGGAGAAG AACATGGAGAAAACAGTGATCCGGCCCACCGCCTTCAAACCCGTCATCCCCAAGAGCCGCAACTCCATGCAGTACCTCTCCCCTCGCCACGACCGGTCCAGCCTATCAGACAGCCAGAACAATCTCAACCTGTTGTCACCTGGTAGCCAGACAGACACTTTGTCGCCCTGCTCGGAGAAACGCACCTCCTACAGCGGCGGGCGCCACGTGGGCGGGGGCAGCCAGACCTGCTCCATGTCTGACTCGGGCCGGAACTCCCTGTCGAGCCTGCCACCCTATGGCAGCATCCCCTACAATCTGCCGCCCGCAGACACCCCGCTTGTCAGTGGCCACCTAGAGCCCATGAAGACGGCGCCCGGCAATGTGCACGGGCACTCCAACTCGGATAGCGGGCGCTCCTCGTCCAGTAAGAGCACAGGGTCGGGGTCGCTGAGCGGGCGCGTCCAGCCTCTGTCGGACAGCGGGTCGAGCGGGCGGTCGCCAGCCCCCGTGGAGGGGGGGTACGAGGGGGTGGTGAGGGACCTGGAGGAtaagctgagggagagagacgtgGAGCTGCAGCAGCTCCGAGACAACCTGGACGAGAACGAGATGGCCATTTGTCAG GTGTATGAGGAGAAGCAGAAGCGCTGTGAGCTGGAGCTGGAGGAGCTGCGTCAGACCTGCGCCACACGGATGCAGACACACTCCCAGAAGGCCCAGCGTGCCCAGCAGGTGCTCCAGCTGCAGGTCTTCCAGCTGCAGCAGGAGAAGAAGAAGCTCCAGGAGGACTTCAGCCAGCTGCTGCAGGAGAGGGAGCAGCTGGAGGAGCGCTGCACCTCCTACGAGCATGAGAAGATCGACCTAGGGCCCCGGCTGGAGGAGACCAAGTGGGAG GTGTGCCAGAAGTCTGGGGAGATCTCCTTGCTGAAGCAGCAGCTGAAGGATGTCCAGGGAGAGCTGGCTCAGCGCGTGGGGGAGATTGTCTCTCTGCGTGGCCAGCTTCGGGACTCCCGTGGCGAGCTCGCTACAAGCCAGGACCTGCTACAGGAGGCCACCTCCGCCGGTCGCCTGCGCACCCTGGAGCTGGAGGTGTGCCAGAACGAGCTGCAGCGCCGCAAGAGTGAGACCCAGTTCCTCCGCCAGAAGGTGGGCCGCCTGGAGGAGGAGACGGCCCGCCTCCGCGCTGACGCCGCCGCGGCCGATCAGACACGCCTCCAGGCCCCCGCCCACAATGGTAGTGGAGGCAGGCAGTGCCAGGCCTTCCCGGAGGGGGAGGAGCCACATTTGTTGAGCGACGAGGCCAAGCGGGCCTATGAGAGCGAGGCCCTCCAAAGCCTCCGGGTGCAGATGGAGAGTCTGAGGGCGGAGTTAGCCACAGAACGCCAGCGGGGGGAGGAGCAGGCGTGCAGCTTTGAGGAGGAGCACAGGGTCTGGCAGGAGGAAAAGGACAAGGTGATCCAGTACCAGAAGCAGCTGCAGCAGAACTACGTGGGGATGTACCGGAAGAACCGGGAGCTGGAGGGAATGCTGCGGGAGCTCAGTCTAGAACTGGAGACCCGGGACGAGCTGGAGGAGCAGGACGAAGGCAGCGGCAACGAGATCAACTTTGACGAGATCACCGCAACTGAGATCTGA